The genomic stretch TTTTGTTGTGGACTTTAATATGGAGTAGTTATCTTCACTCCCCATCAACAAGATTGATCATTATACCAAAAATCCCAAACGTCACTCAATGGCAAAGACAAACATCTCACTCATGGCTAGATGTACTCAAGAAGCAAACAGGCAAACGTGAACATTAACCCAAATCGAGGGTTATTACTTCGTattatccctttttttttttctatccttgttttcttttctaTGAAATCCATGAATGTCAGAGAGATGTTAAGAGGGCTTTCGAGTTTAAGAGGGTTGGGTGATAAAGACTTATAAAAAGTGTGGACACATTCACACCCTTTATCTTGATAAATCAAATTTTAGGattttactattaataaatttttaaaattttaaatttgcaataattataaaatgaatccCGCtcttttataaaattgatcccttttttttactaaaattttcaACCATTAATGAATCATGATGGGCGATTGAGATCAATTCTCAGTTTTTATAGAATGACCACGTTCATCTCACCCAATTCAAACTCATGTAGTAAGAGTGAGCAGTAAACAACAAAAGCCATTAACTACAACCAAATACTTCACTTGCTTTATGCTCACCTGACTCACAGGATTGCTGAGTCTAACTTTATGGAACTTCACATTTGAATTTGTTGCAAAAGTTAGCAGTGTAGGCAGTCTTCGCTTTGGCTTTATCATCCTCCTATACTAGTCTCTCCGTCAAACAAAAATTAAGCAAGTAAATGCAGCATTAGCTCCATTGAGAAGTAAATTCATGCTGAAAGAAAAGCATTGTTTGCAATTGACTCATAGACTGATATACACAACTAAAGGCAAAAGAAGCACTTGGCGAGCCCTCCCCATTAACATCTCTTTTAGAGGTCTATTCCTCTTTGTACTAGACTATTAATGGCCCAACCACAAGTCAGAAGACAATGAATCACCAAGAAAATAGATGAAAACAGGACAAATTATTTTCGCCATATCACACCAAGTACCAAGGGAAAAAGGGAGAACAAAGGAATAAAAAATATCTATACAATTAAAACAGTTATCTTAAGAGTCCAGGTTACAGTAATGTCAAAACTGAGACGgtaaagctcaaaaacaccaaaaCAATCCAAAATGAACAGTTAGTTATACTGACTTGAACTGgctattttcattttcatctgACGTAACTAAATAGAAATACATCCGTATTCATTGACCTACAATAATTTTCACATTAAAACAAAACAACTTTAACATAGGCACCAACCTTATCCTCTTCCAACTTCTAAGGAAAATATTTCCTTGGCTCTCTCTTCCTCTTTCTCTGCCTTATGCAAGGTTATCAAACTGAAATGGTAGTGTTGACTAAACAAATATTATCAGAAAGCAAATAATACAGTAAAGTGAATACTAGACCAACCatgtttctttcattttcttcctcTATCTGCGCTTTACTTCAAGAATTTCATCAACAATTCAGATTCTTTCCTGAAGCCAAATGTGAAATAATTTGTCATGCGCTATAAATTGATGGAGGAATAGCTAAAGATAATAATGGATGGAGATTTAAAGAACACAGAAGACACACAAATCCAACTCTAAAAGAAAAGTGACAGATTTATAGAGGGGAGTGGTAACCAAGTTATGCGAGGGTGtaccttctctctctctctctctttgttctcttcctcttctttcaCGTTCAATTTACAAGCATGCTCCCTACAAATCATTACAGACATGGatataagaaaacaaaagtcAACATAAATTTTTCTTCACTGGTTCAACACCTTAAATTTACACAAGCATTGTTATTAAGCTCTGCAAATTAAATGGACcataaagcaaaagaaaagtTAGAGACAATAAAGAAGACGGCCGCACTGTAAAAGAATAATGCATGTCACCATGTGCATGTGCATGTGCATATCAATTATCAAAAGAATTTTCACTAAACAACAACTTATGTCGTACAAATTCAACAATATAACTTAGAAGTTATCACTTacctaataaaaaatattcaaagaaCTGCGAAAAATGAGCTAAGAAGTTGATTGATGCGTTATACTTTTCAGTATTGATGTTGGATGGCAATAGCAAACACCATTAATGTGAAGGAGCTTCGCTTGCTTTTGTTGTGGCAAACTTAAGAGTTATCTCCCTGAAATTTACTTCAGTCTTACTCAAATCCATTAAGAGTTACTCTATTAGTctgagaaaataaaattttaacaaataaataaatgtgagAAAAAGATGAAccaatcaagattcaagaaaaaaatttactaaatttttttttaaatgatttaaaaTGAATGGGAGGGTAGGTTACACAAGGTTGTACCTGGTTCTGGAGTAATCAGATTTCCTAGGAATCATATTCAAATACAAAGGAAGATTTGGAGGAACTAAGGAAGCAGGTGTCTGTTGTTGAACCCTGGATGTTACAGCTACCAGTAATCATGGCATGAGCAAACACCATCTTTAAAATGATGGAATCTCTTCATATCTCTCAGAACAATCTCTCTTTGGTTCATCTTACTGACATGTTTCATCAGAGAATGGCAATCCCCACAGACTCTCAGGTTCTTGACAATCCTAATGACTGTACTATGACCAGTACTGATAAgcccaaaagcaagtgccaacTTTTCGCTATGACTTCCTAAGGCATCTTCCTTTTCTTCCTCCTCAATGTTATGAAGGACCCATTCAGTTTCAGGCACGTAACCTTGTTGTCTAGCACCTGCTGTTATGTCCTCTAATTTTGCATATATCTCACAGGCTAGGCTGTGAGCACGATCGCCAGCTACAAAGGTATGCACTTGACCATCCACCTCCATTGAACTCCATCCAGGATCTTTCTCTACATCTTTACTCTTCATCGAAGTTCTTACCCTTTCAACATCATCCCATTTGCCCACACCAGCATAAACATTTGAAAGAAAGATATAGCTGCCAGGATGTTTTGGCTTAAGCTTCAGGAGTTTATCTGTGGCATATTTTGccatttcaatatttttacaAGCTCTGCAAGCACAAAAGAGTGCCCCCCAAATGATGTGGTCAGGCTCCAATGGCATTCTTTCAACAAATCTCAAAGCCTCATCCAGCTGGCCTGCCCGGCCATATAGATCAACTATCACAGCATAATGTTTCATGGTTGGCACCATAGAGTACTTAACCTTCATGCTATTAAAAATGTTGAGACCCTGATCCACCCTTCCAGCGTGTGAGCATGCAGTTAAAACAGACAGAAAAACAACTTCATCAGGCCTGATTCCTGCATTACATGAAATCAATGTTACAATTTGGCAAATAATCTTCCAAATAAGCCAACTTAGAAACAAGTGATACTCTGAATGAACCTGACAAGATCATCATTTCAAAGCACTGAATGGCCTTATCAGCACATCCATGGATTGCCCAACCCCAAATCATAACACTCCAAGTGCGTATATCTTTCACTTTCATCCCATTAAACACCTGACTAGCAGACTCAATATCCCCACATTTTGCATACATATCCAGCAAAGCATTTCCAACGGCAGCATTCATCCTGAACCCGTGGCTCAACATGTTATTATGGATTCTTACCCCTGCCTCAAGTGCCCCAATTTTTGCACAGGCAGAAAGGGCAGAAACGATAGTCAAATCATTGGGCTTGACACCTATGTCCACCATCTTAAAGAACAACTCCAGAGCCTTCTCATGAAGCCCATTCAGCATCAACCCATGAATCACAGTAGTCCAAGAAACAACGTTCTTCTCGTCCATCCCATCAAAAAACTCAATTGCCTTGTACACTTCCCCACTTCTCATCAACCCATTTATCAAACTATTCCACGAGCCAGTGTTCCTCTCCGGCATTTCCTCGAATAACTGGACTGCCTTACTCAGCTTCCCACCCTTGCAACACCCATCGATTACCACATTCCACAATAGCACACTCTCAACCTTATTCTTCTCAGGACTTTCGTTGAACAGCTGCAAGGCAGAATCCAACAACCCAATTTTCACGTACATATCGGCCAAAGAAACCCTCACAAACGAGTCACAATCAAGCCCCATTTTAAAAATCCCGCAATGGAACACAGCCCCACATCGTTTCCCACGCAAACCCATCACCGACTTCAGCACAAACGGAAACGTAAGCCGGTCAGGCCGCACACCAAGCCTCAACATGAGCTTAAAATGCTCGATGGAGCTCTCGAAACACGAATTTTCGCAAAGTCCCCTGATGATTGCATTGAAAATGAACAAGTTCCGATAGCAAGAAGAGCGGAAAATGGAGAGGGCGTAATTTATCGACCCGTGCTGAGAAGAGGCGGAGATGAGCTGGGTGGTGATTCTAGAGTTGGCTATGTGGAGGCAACGGCGGAGGACTTGGGCGTGGATGGATTTGAGGTGGGGAGTGGATTTGGAGGAGTGGATGAGTGATATGAAATGGGTTTCGGCGAGATTTGGATGATCATGGCGAGAAGAAATGGGATTTGGAGCCTGTTGGGTGGCAAAACTGGTGGTTTTAGATGGAAAGTAAGCCTTCTTCGCTTTTGTGATAGCGTTCATTGTCTTGAACAAATGAATTGTATCCTTGAAAGTTATGATATACGGGACAACATTCAATCCTTGAAGATACCCAGCTCCCTTCCCGCCAAAAGATAACAatttctatttctatataagaaaaaattgcttctttcaaaatatatatatatgaaaaaattgcacttttgatcCTATGACTAAAAAACTTCTGTTAATTGCAATACTTGACTTTTAAAACTAACGAATTAATCCTTTTAACCCATTTCAAATTACAAAATAGCGAGGGCATAACCGTCATTCTCTATttaaaaaaagggggaaatcgATTGCTCCAATTGTCGAATTCTCTATTTGTCAAATTCTGGCCAAAATGCAACCCTAATTTGGCTTAACTCAATTTGCTCCGATTCTAAAACCATACAAATTAAACAACGAAATCGTGGAGGGCTACTTCGTCTGGGCAGGAGCAAAGAAGAAGGGAGAAAGCTAGGGAATCTGTCTCATACTCTGGGCACCAACTCTTGTCGAGGGGTAGTTCGTCTTCTGCAACTGGGCCTCCACTCTACAATGCGGAAATCATCAGCAGTGACTAGAACGAGTTCCGACCAAAATACAATACAACTAATAAGTAAGTAATAGTTTGTTAAATGTTGAAATTATATGAAATTAATAGTATTTGCTGTTTGTGTTGAGTGTTGTGTGTAGAGTAGAATGATAGTAAAGCATATCTAGGGTTTGGTGTGTGGTTTATATATGAATAAAGAATGGCAGTAAAGCATACATGTGGGCCAATATGTTGATTATTGTTTATTGTGGGATGTAGATGCGTATATTTTCTGTGGGGACCATTTTTGTCATGTGCATATTTAGTGTGTTCTGGGTGCGATCACTTTGTTTTAACTTTTGTGATAATGTCATGTGCATATACTGGGATTAGGAAGCATTGATGTATaactttattgtttttgttctaTGGGGACCAGTATGTTGAATGTTGCATGTTAATTGTTGCTTTACAAGAGATGGAGTTGGTCCATTTTCAGTTCTGCTTTTCCATAATGGGATAATAAATAGGGTTGGTGAAGTGAAATATTTGGGTGGTGATTATGAAATATATGAGAGAATGGAAGCTAAGGAAGTATGTCTAAATGGGTTGAAGGATATGATAAAGCAGTTAGGGTATTATGATGTAGGAGTACTCATTTATTGTTTTTGGAATGAAAGACTGAAGTTACTACAATAAGACAATGATGTAATATCAATAATGAATGAGGATAACCCGGGAAAGCACTTGGAGCTTTGGGTAGAAACACTAGATGAATTAGACTTGATTGATGCAGAAATGGAAGTAGTTAACCCAGATAGTGATTGTGAAAGGGAGGTTGAAGTTGAATTTATGGGGGTAGATGATGAGGTTGATACACTAATAGACCAAGAAAGGGAGACTACAGTACAAACATTAGCTGGAGCAAAGACCATCACTAAGAATTTTGATGAAATCAACTATTTTGATGAGTCACTAGTGGATTCTAAGAGTGATGGTGAGGGTAAGTGGCCTATATTTAGACCTGCAACATACATGAAAGACCCTATTTCACTTTAGGCATGACATTTACATCAAAAAAATCAGTTTAGAGAAGTTGTGCAGAATTATGCTTTCAATAATGGCAAAGAAATTAAAACTGTGAAAAATGACAAGTGTAGGGTCATTGTTAAGTGTACACATGAGGGTTGCCCAGGGAGAATAGGACTAAGGAAAGTAGTTAACTCACTGTCATGGATGATTTTGAACATGACAGATGAACATGAAGGATGTTTTTGGGTTTGGGAAAATAAAATGGTGAAATCTACTGTTGTTGCTAAGAGGTGGGCAACTGAATTAAAAGACTACCCAGATTGGATGAtgaggaagttcaagaataatgtGTGCAGTAAAGAGGGATTTTATGTCAGTGATCAACAAGCATATAGGGCAATCTGGAAGGCACGGAAGTTAAGAGTGAGCAATGAGGAAGACAATTTTAAGAGGATATAGAGTTACTGTGCagaaatttcaagaacaaaCCTTAGGACAACATGTGTTGTGAAGCTAAGTGACTTGGTTGATCAAAGTGGTTATGAAAGATTTCTGAGAATGTATGTTTGTTGGGAAGCTTGCAAGTAGGGATTCAAAAACTGTAGGAGACTGATATGTGTAGATGGCTGTCACTTTAGAGGTGCAACTAGTGGGATGTTATTGACTGTTGTAAGTATAGATGCAAATGACAGTTTATTTCCAATAGCATATGTTATTGTGGAAGGAGAGAAAAAGGAGTATTGGAGTTGGTTCCTACaacttttgaaagaggatttggagATCACACCAACTATGGAGAATGAAATATGTTTCATAAGTGACAAACAGAAGGGGTTAATTCCAGTCTTTCAGGATGTGCTACTAGGGGTTGAGCACCGCTTTTGTATTAGACACTTGCATGCAAATATAAAGGTAGCAGAGTAGGCCACTTGAGGATTCTCTATGGGCTTGTGTTAGGGCAACCACTGTAAATACATTCAATGAAGCTATAAGCAAGCTGAGGGGATTAGATGAAGATGCATACCAATGGTTAGGTGATAAGAGTCCAACAGAATCGTCTAGATCACACTTCTCTCCAACATAATTGTTTCTGCGTGTTCTTTTTTCATGCGTTTTTGCTCCAAATTGATTAacttttgtttccttttccGTTTTCCTTTCCATGAAAGTGCATTTGGATAATTCTGAGCATAAAACACGACTTTTAGTTCTAAAACCAAAATAAACACCTTAAAATAAGCTTTAAAATAGGTTAAAATATGGTGAAATATGATATAAAATAAGAgttatcaactcccccacacttaaattgTTGTTTATCATCAAGCAACTATACTAAGGACAACAACAAAAATGGAATCAACAAATAACCAATTAAAAGTTGTACTAAGGCAACAAATTGTATATACAAATGTTCAAGCAAAGAATTTAAAGAATTTTAAGATACCTTAAGTATGTCCACAGGTTAAGTAGGTATagaaaaaaaactctttttaattaataactCTATGAGGAAGCACACTCTCAAAAGATAAAACTTACACActccattttttttatgtacaaTTTGGGATCTCACCACACAGTCTTAAATATGCGATAAAGGTCAAAAGGGCTtgaaagaaaaaggcatgagacAAATGGTCAAAATGGGATCCAAAATCCTAAGAAAACTCAAGCATAGTGCAAGTCCTTATCAACCAATCATACCACGGTTCCATTGTCCTTATTAATGAAGCAAGGATTGGCATAAGCATCTCTATTCACACATTTGCAAGGTTTTTTCtctatcaaaattattattttttaacttcTAGAGTAATGCCATCAAAGATAAAGTTAATGATTTGGAAGTAATCTGAAACTCCATGCATCTCCTTAAAGAGTTGAACTACCCCATCAAAGATAGAGTTTAAGATTTGGAAGTAATTCAATGCTCTGCTCCTACGAAGTTCGTCTCACCCTCTCACAACTTTTAGAACTCCAATTCACCTTAGAGAACCGAATTACCCCATCAAGGATATAATTAATGATTTGGAAGTAATTCAGAATTCCGCTCCTACGGAATTGAACTCAAGAACAAAAGGGGATTTCAATGACTTTTTAGTCCGAGAATTTATTCACCTAACTCCTTTTTATCCCTCAATTGTCTTTTTCCAGGGTTGCTTCTACAATTCTACATGCTCTTTTTTCATGCGTTTTTGCTCCAAATtgatttacttttattttcttttctattttccttcctttaAAGTGCATTTGGGTAATTTTGAGCACAAAACACAACTTTTAGTTCTAAAACCTAAATAAACACCttaaaataagcataaaaatatattaagaatgGCATGAAATATCTATAATCTACAAACGTAATAAGAGCCTAGGCTCTAACCGGAACTAAAAAATGGTGGtgtaattatttattgaaatgaatggttcatattattttgatttcagtatttattttatttttcctactttaccATCTATTATATGATTTACTTCTCATAAATACTCATGCATTTCGtcagtataaactttagtaacagaatattccattgattatttattattcttaacttactcattgattttcataaagaaggccttaggttcgaaccacatcccaatcaaaattgacataattgttaaacatatgctatgaatatgttagagtgtatttaaaaatacaatataaaatttaacattaactTTGGTCAACTAATTAGAATCACACATTGGTCATTGATGAAACAGTACACCTAATTTACAGTATATATTCAACACAGATGAGAAACTATGCATATCATTATTGTCTTTTTGGGAAGGAGAATTTAGTTATGTTTTTGAAGGTCCATTGCGTCAAGACACTAAAATTGCAATGAAGCACACTAGAGGACtagattaaatcaagaattcatttcTTGACGGGAGTGGCAACAAAAGGAAGCATGGATCACGCCAATTAATGGGTTTTGTGTGTTACAAAAATTATGATTGGGTATTATCCAGTGAAAATGTTTCCCTCTAAAACTGCTATTGCActaattaattttatgaaaaattatgtcACAAGTCATAGTTAtgcatttttgaaatatttactttaatgaaaaatttgataatcttgcattgatatacgcTAGGATACTaaatgatactttgataaattctgaaacattaatttgaaaatacatactccctctgtcccattttacttgttttactttcatttttaatttgtcccaaaatgttgtcatctttccaaaattgaacatcaccatcattctacttttctcaatttacccttatgacttttgctttatttattgcttttatatccaaaaagtgaaaaagttggaGGTATAATAGGAAAgcacatcacatttactttaatttcttaaaaaacgtgcaaaaagcaaatgagacaaTCAATTTGGAACGAAAGGAGTATTAGACATTGTACTATTTGCGCAATGCACGTGTGGTCACTAGTGATATAAAATAAGAGTTATCAAATACCAATATATAGTAACATTGTAACAATTGTCTTCCAAAATTTTATTGACTCGTGGCACGACATGAACATCTTTATTTTGAATCACTGCAGACACTTGGGCTGTACTCAAAATATTTGTTGTCACTGACGTGACATGAAGACGTGGAAACAAGTTATTGGATGTTGCCTTTGATGCACAATACCAAATACAAAAGAAATGTACGTGGCATTACAATGGCACTAGTACCTACGCCCAAATGACAATGACACAAACATCATCAGAGTATCCGATGATATATGAACAACGCCACTCAATTGGGATCCCATGACTCAAGGGATGATTCAtagatttgtttgttttttgttgtttcgATTGAACCTTAGCTTCCCATATAGTCAAAATTAATGGACAGGAGACACCTTATATCCAATTTGTTTTTTGGGACCACGAATAAGTCATATTAaatcttatatttatatttaggtTTCATGCTGTTTAATTAGTAGATATTTTCTTACTGTatgcttattatttttttttgaaaaaaatttcttttcaGGTAAAGACATTTATCTTGTACATTTTGAGAgtaatttattgataaattaTTACAGCATGTCAACTATGATAATTCTAATCCATTTATTTTACTCATTCAATTTTGTCGTGCAAAActacaaatatatacaatagtaAGTTGTTCATTTCTATTCTCATTTTTTAGAGTAAATACTCAAAGTGGTCCCTCGATTATAGTAATTCACAAATAAGTCATCGACTACCAAGTTTAGCAAATTAAGTTTTCAACTATTCAATACTTACTCAATAAGGTCCCCaattattcaattcttattCAACAAGGTCCTCAACGAATGATTGATTTGTaaattattgagtaagaattgaatagctGAGGATTTAAttggtaaaattgatagtcgatgactaatttgtgaattatggcATAGTCGAATGACCATTTTGCGTATTTACTccattttttattatctaatatTTTTGGCGTATAGTATTAGATAATGCGTAGTTTTTCTTGTTTGGCACTAGTTATTCTAATACTCTAGAGacgagaaaataaagaattcaaaaaaaGAAAGTCTTTCGATTAAAAATTTAGGAAGACATTTTACGCTAAATTTGACCCTTTTTTCTCTTgatcaaaatgaatattttcatttgactgtattttctttttaaataccCAAACAAGGAAAAATCCTCAAAATAAcctccaaaaattatttttctagtTTTACAAACGGACCCTTGAATTAATCTATAGCGATGTATGTGATTTTAAATCAATACAAATGTGAagtggtaataaatattttattacctCTATCAACGATAGCATACGAtattgctatgtgtatttgcttaAGAGCAAAAGTGAAGACATTAATAATTacattctttataagaatgaagaagaaaaaccaacTTAATTGGAAAATTGAGGTAGTTAGAAGTAATTGAGGAGGTGAGTATGAAACACCAATTGGTAATTACTATGTGCAAAACGGTATCGTACATGAGTATACAACATTGTATTCACCCCAATTGAAAGGTGTGGCTGAACGTAAACATTGCACATTGAAAGAGATTATGAATGTGATGTTTTGATAAGTTTAGGTTTACCCTAAAATATGTGGGGTGAAGTTATTTTGTCAAGTAACTACCTTTTAAATGAGGTTCCccttcctcaaaaaaaaaaaaaaatgaggttCCCCACAATAAACTCGATAGATGAGTTGTGGAAAAATAGGAGACTTTCCTAtcaatatttgaaagtgtggGGTGTATTACAAAAGGTAACAACGCCAAGTGCCAacactaaagaaaataaaaataagtcaTAAAGTGGTGGACTGCACTTTTATTGGCTACGCACATAACAATAGTGATTATCAATTTTTAGTTTACGAGTCTCATAATGTAACGCCCTCATTTCCCAAAACCAAGGATACTTTgaaaaacactttttttttttagttttatttcgAAAATCCAATATAGTTGTagcaaaaacaaaaccaaaggGAAAAGGAGTGCTACCGCTTGGATAACTACCTATATCCAAACGCAAGGCTAAACCAAAACCCAAAACAACTCAAAGATTTAAGgctcaaaaatatatttattgaaaacaATAGCCAAGTTAGgtattaatacaaaaataattaacaatcaaATCTAAATGAACTAAAGATCCAACTAActaataaacaataaaatactAGGCGGTTCGCTCTCTTGCCAATGCTCATGCAACATCACTTGCAAAAAGAATTAAGAGAATAgaacacaaacaaacacacAAAATTAGCATAATGTTAAGTAAGGTTCACttcaccccgtaaaacatttttgcacatagcacataAGACAAATAATTGGCACGTAATATAACCCCttaaaacatatttttattttttatttttttacatgcCTGATATGAAACTAGACATGCTAAATATATGCCATGTATGCAAATACACCATCATATAAAGTTATTGCTCAACATTAACATGATACATATCACACATGAGAACATTCTACTGATTACACTACTAACAACATGTAACACGTATTGAGCAATTAAAAGTACAAAACACATTTTTCGCAAATAGTCATATAGTCATACCGCATAAGTATATCACTCTCACCAAAATAAGATTTTATAAAACATAAGTTTATAACTCACACCTAAATAGATTTTTGAAAAacatattttatgaaaatactCATATTTTACCACCAAGGCAAGGAGGAATGAAAATATTCTTCACGAAGTCTCTATTTTGAGTCcctcaaaaccaaaaccaaccaGACGCACCCCAGTTGGCCTAAGTCTAATTCCTTAAGTATGCATACCTCAATTGAGACCCCCAATGAGTAGAAAAGGACTGGGGAGTTTGTGGATTAACTACCCGACCTACACCGGTATGTAGTAGACTCCAAATCCAAAACCAAGCCTTGATATACATAttcattttagtatattaaatgttcatattTAGTATACTACATGTTCAGTTTTtgaagattcatttttaatataatatactatttaaaaattaatccatagtacattaaaaatgaacattcaatatactaaTAATCAATACTTTTCAGTGTTACACCTTACAATATGAATCATTCTCCAtaaacccaatggggtagctcaagtggcaagtgaactctctttgagaggaggaatttcgggagaacccgggttcaattcccacaagtgacgatttccCTTGGGCAAGCTCCCATGCCTCTCGGAGCTCCACTGTCctgattaacactcccacatggatgatgggagtggtttTGAGCCTCAGCAGAGTCAACTTTTGACTCTTTGTgattcaataggttgagaaagtaaaaaaaatcatttatccCCTCTTCTCGGAGCAAGTATATTACTATTTTAATGCAATGTGTGGTTGTCCAATTTAAGATAACCaatgaataaaaagaattttattaccatGTCAATGATATAACAATTTTAATACCTAtccaaatagttaatacttaaatagtattaaattatttctaaaaatataaattagttgaaattgtaGTCAAAGTTAGTACAAATATAAATGGGGtatttggtcctagat from Ipomoea triloba cultivar NCNSP0323 chromosome 12, ASM357664v1 encodes the following:
- the LOC115998705 gene encoding pentatricopeptide repeat-containing protein At1g04840-like, yielding MNAITKAKKAYFPSKTTSFATQQAPNPISSRHDHPNLAETHFISLIHSSKSTPHLKSIHAQVLRRCLHIANSRITTQLISASSQHGSINYALSIFRSSCYRNLFIFNAIIRGLCENSCFESSIEHFKLMLRLGVRPDRLTFPFVLKSVMGLRGKRCGAVFHCGIFKMGLDCDSFVRVSLADMYVKIGLLDSALQLFNESPEKNKVESVLLWNVVIDGCCKGGKLSKAVQLFEEMPERNTGSWNSLINGLMRSGEVYKAIEFFDGMDEKNVVSWTTVIHGLMLNGLHEKALELFFKMVDIGVKPNDLTIVSALSACAKIGALEAGVRIHNNMLSHGFRMNAAVGNALLDMYAKCGDIESASQVFNGMKVKDIRTWSVMIWGWAIHGCADKAIQCFEMMILSGIRPDEVVFLSVLTACSHAGRVDQGLNIFNSMKVKYSMVPTMKHYAVIVDLYGRAGQLDEALRFVERMPLEPDHIIWGALFCACRACKNIEMAKYATDKLLKLKPKHPGSYIFLSNVYAGVGKWDDVERVRTSMKSKDVEKDPGWSSMEVDGQVHTFVAGDRAHSLACEIYAKLEDITAGARQQGYVPETEWVLHNIEEEEKEDALGSHSEKLALAFGLISTGHSTVIRIVKNLRVCGDCHSLMKHVSKMNQREIVLRDMKRFHHFKDGVCSCHDYW